The following are encoded in a window of Sulfitobacter sp. S190 genomic DNA:
- the phbB gene encoding acetoacetyl-CoA reductase, which yields MSRVALVTGGSRGIGAAISTKLKAEGYTVAATYAGNDEAAGKFTEETGIKTYKWNVADYDESKAGIEKVEADLGPIDIVVANAGITRDAPFHKMTPEQWHQVIDTNLTGVFNTIHPVWPGMRERKFGRIVVISSINGQKGQFAQVNYAATKAGDLGIVKSLAQEGARANITANAVCPGYIGTDMVMAVPEKVRESIISQIPAGRLGEPEEIARAVAFLVADDAGFINGSTISANGAQFFV from the coding sequence ATGTCCCGAGTAGCACTTGTCACCGGAGGCAGCCGCGGGATCGGCGCCGCCATTTCCACAAAACTGAAGGCCGAAGGCTACACCGTTGCCGCCACATATGCCGGCAATGACGAGGCAGCGGGCAAGTTCACAGAAGAAACGGGCATCAAAACCTACAAATGGAACGTCGCAGACTATGACGAATCCAAAGCGGGCATTGAAAAGGTCGAAGCCGATCTCGGACCGATAGATATTGTTGTCGCCAACGCCGGGATCACGCGCGACGCGCCGTTCCACAAAATGACGCCCGAGCAGTGGCACCAGGTCATCGACACAAACCTGACGGGTGTGTTCAACACGATCCACCCCGTCTGGCCTGGCATGCGTGAGCGCAAATTTGGCCGTATCGTGGTGATCTCTTCGATCAATGGTCAGAAAGGGCAGTTTGCCCAAGTCAACTATGCCGCAACCAAAGCGGGCGACCTTGGCATCGTGAAATCGCTTGCGCAGGAAGGCGCGCGCGCGAACATCACCGCGAATGCAGTCTGCCCCGGATATATCGGCACGGACATGGTGATGGCAGTTCCCGAAAAGGTGCGCGAGAGCATCATTTCGCAGATCCCCGCCGGTCGATTGGGCGAACCCGAGGAAATCGCACGTGCGGTTGCCTTCCTCGTCGCTGACGATGCCGGCTTTATCAACGGATCGACCATTTCGGCAAATGGTGCGCAATTCTTCGTCTGA
- a CDS encoding YdcH family protein, with amino-acid sequence MSLNAHLETLKKKHHDMSEAIEAAQRSPATDGLELTDMKKQKMRLKEEITRLSA; translated from the coding sequence ATGTCCCTTAACGCACATCTCGAGACGTTGAAGAAAAAGCACCATGACATGAGCGAAGCAATCGAAGCTGCACAACGCTCTCCGGCGACGGATGGTCTGGAACTGACCGATATGAAGAAACAGAAGATGCGACTTAAGGAAGAAATTACGCGACTATCGGCGTAA
- a CDS encoding tRNA1(Val) (adenine(37)-N6)-methyltransferase: MTQSALTHDAFLGGKLHLWQRRDGYRAGVDAVLLAATVTATAGQSVLELGCGVGAASLCLGARVAGLDLIGVEREETYAALARRNGLNAVTCDFTQMPLDLRQRQFDHVLANPPYYRRDASVAARNTAREAALGEDTPLSDWVTTAARRLAPGGHAHFIHRAERLPEILGALPHDMGTINVLPIAPREGRKAELVILRARKSGRGDFTLHAPLVMHAGAAHQDGDKYTPRVRAVLRDGAPLTF, from the coding sequence GTGACCCAGAGTGCGCTGACGCATGACGCCTTTCTGGGGGGTAAGCTGCACTTGTGGCAGCGTCGCGATGGATACCGTGCAGGCGTGGATGCGGTGCTGCTTGCGGCGACAGTGACCGCGACTGCCGGTCAGTCGGTTCTGGAACTTGGTTGCGGTGTCGGTGCCGCGTCACTGTGTCTTGGGGCGCGCGTGGCCGGTCTGGACCTAATCGGCGTTGAGCGTGAAGAGACCTATGCCGCACTCGCCCGGCGCAACGGTTTGAACGCTGTTACCTGTGACTTCACGCAGATGCCGCTCGATCTTCGGCAGCGGCAGTTCGATCACGTGCTGGCCAATCCGCCCTACTACCGTCGGGATGCTTCTGTGGCCGCCCGTAACACCGCCCGCGAGGCGGCGCTTGGCGAGGATACGCCTTTGTCCGATTGGGTCACCACGGCCGCGCGCAGGCTTGCGCCGGGAGGGCACGCGCATTTTATCCACCGCGCCGAACGTTTGCCCGAGATACTTGGGGCTTTGCCCCATGATATGGGCACGATCAATGTCTTGCCGATCGCGCCACGCGAAGGGCGCAAGGCCGAACTGGTCATTCTACGGGCGCGCAAGTCCGGTCGGGGAGATTTTACCCTGCATGCGCCACTGGTGATGCATGCGGGTGCTGCGCATCAGGACGGCGATAAGTATACGCCACGTGTCCGTGCAGTGCTGCGCGACGGTGCCCCGCTCACCTTTTAA
- the gcvA gene encoding transcriptional regulator GcvA: MSNRLPPLTALRAFDAAARHMSFAMAAAELSVTPAALSFQIKSLEEHLGAPLFRRLNRKVELTDAGMALAQGAAEGFQLLAAAWRAAQRTTDTQTLTVTAGPAFTSKWLAPRLFEFAQAHPEIELRFAASLQRMDFARDNVDVAIRFGRGSDPGLYSCPLAEEWVMPVMTPDLAARYPTAESLRDAPIIFDDSISFLDPPVDWTRWFAQMGIDFTPTNGPRFSQADHALDAALAGVGVVLGRRALVVKDIDDGRLAAPFDVALGTGARFRFLCPEGWENRPQIKSFRDWMLHEIEKTAHITRSLRIVPLTET; encoded by the coding sequence ATGTCAAACCGCCTGCCTCCGCTCACCGCATTGCGCGCTTTTGATGCCGCCGCCCGTCACATGTCTTTTGCGATGGCCGCTGCTGAATTGTCTGTCACGCCTGCCGCGCTGTCGTTTCAAATCAAATCGCTCGAAGAGCATTTGGGCGCGCCTCTCTTTCGCCGCCTCAACCGCAAGGTCGAGTTGACCGACGCAGGCATGGCCTTGGCGCAAGGCGCAGCCGAAGGGTTCCAACTGCTGGCAGCCGCATGGCGCGCGGCGCAGCGCACAACTGATACACAGACCCTCACGGTGACCGCAGGACCGGCATTTACCTCGAAATGGCTGGCCCCCCGTTTGTTCGAATTTGCGCAAGCCCATCCAGAAATCGAACTGCGCTTTGCCGCGAGCCTTCAACGCATGGATTTTGCCCGCGACAACGTCGATGTCGCCATTCGATTTGGACGGGGGAGCGACCCGGGGCTTTACAGTTGTCCTCTGGCGGAAGAATGGGTCATGCCCGTGATGACGCCCGATCTTGCCGCCCGCTATCCAACGGCAGAGAGCTTGCGGGATGCGCCAATCATCTTTGACGATTCCATCAGCTTTCTTGACCCGCCCGTCGATTGGACGCGCTGGTTTGCACAGATGGGTATCGATTTCACGCCAACAAACGGCCCACGGTTTTCGCAGGCCGATCACGCATTGGATGCAGCGCTGGCAGGTGTCGGTGTGGTGCTGGGGCGACGGGCACTGGTGGTCAAGGATATCGACGACGGCAGATTGGCGGCACCTTTTGACGTTGCGCTTGGCACGGGGGCCCGATTCAGGTTTTTGTGCCCCGAAGGCTGGGAAAATCGCCCCCAGATCAAATCCTTCCGTGATTGGATGTTGCACGAGATCGAAAAGACAGCCCATATCACCCGCAGCCTCAGGATCGTACCGTTGACAGAAACATGA
- a CDS encoding DMT family transporter → MTRTAATAVGFIAVLLWALLALFTVGSVPTPPLLLNTLCFGIGGLVGLVWATATGSWAQMRAVPIRVYLFGTLGLFAYHLLYFSALRLAPAAEAGLIAYLWPLLIVVGSSLLPGERLRAGHVIGAVLGFAGAALIISGGGSGLSAQNMPGYALALLAAFTWASYSVLSRLVGNAPTASVTIFCLGTAALSLPLHLALETTVWPQGAWGWLSIAGLGLGPVGLAFYVWDIGCKRGDIQLLGTSSYAAPLLSTLILVVAGYAAATTTLVWATLLVTGGALIAARASFSRH, encoded by the coding sequence ATGACCCGCACCGCCGCCACAGCCGTTGGTTTCATCGCCGTCCTTCTGTGGGCATTGCTGGCGCTCTTCACCGTCGGGTCCGTCCCGACACCGCCCTTGTTGCTAAACACGCTTTGCTTCGGGATCGGTGGATTGGTCGGTCTGGTTTGGGCCACCGCCACGGGCAGTTGGGCGCAGATGCGTGCGGTACCGATACGGGTCTATCTGTTTGGCACACTCGGACTATTTGCCTATCACCTGCTCTATTTCTCTGCACTACGTCTGGCGCCCGCGGCCGAGGCAGGGTTGATCGCGTACCTCTGGCCCCTACTGATTGTTGTGGGTTCGAGCCTGTTGCCGGGAGAAAGGCTGCGTGCGGGGCATGTTATCGGCGCGGTTCTCGGCTTTGCCGGTGCCGCTTTGATCATCTCCGGCGGCGGGTCAGGCCTGAGCGCGCAGAACATGCCGGGTTATGCGCTGGCGCTGCTAGCCGCCTTTACCTGGGCCAGTTACTCGGTGCTTTCGCGTCTTGTCGGCAATGCACCGACCGCGAGCGTCACGATATTCTGCCTCGGCACTGCCGCGCTGTCCCTGCCATTGCACTTGGCGCTGGAGACGACGGTTTGGCCCCAGGGCGCCTGGGGCTGGTTGTCGATCGCCGGGCTAGGGCTTGGACCTGTCGGGCTTGCGTTTTACGTCTGGGACATCGGCTGCAAACGCGGCGACATACAACTGCTTGGCACCAGTTCTTATGCGGCGCCGTTGCTGTCTACGCTGATATTGGTGGTGGCAGGATATGCAGCAGCCACGACAACACTGGTGTGGGCAACGCTGCTGGTCACCGGCGGCGCGCTGATTGCAGCGCGCGCCAGCTTTTCACGTCATTGA
- a CDS encoding polyprenyl synthetase family protein, which yields MRQDTRQKPHDRLAEALHDDLQAVNALIRERMASEHAPRIPEVTAHLVDAGGKRLRPMLTLAAARLSGYTGPYHVHLAATVEFIHTATLLHDDVVDESQQRRGRPTANLLWDNQSSVLVGDYLFARSFQLMTEPGSMRVMRILSNAAATIAEGEVLQLTAAQNLATTEAVYLQVVRGKTAALFSAATEVGGVIADAPEDHVRALFDYGDALGISFQIVDDLLDYRGQTNATGKNIGDDFRERKLTLPVIKAVARADDEERAFWKRTIELGKQEDGDLDHALALMQRHDTLNATEKDARAWAETAKSALAPLPDHEIKHMLIDIADYVVSRIT from the coding sequence ATGCGCCAGGACACACGCCAAAAACCTCATGATCGGCTGGCCGAGGCCCTTCACGATGACCTGCAGGCGGTGAATGCGCTGATCCGCGAGCGCATGGCGTCGGAGCATGCCCCACGTATCCCGGAAGTGACAGCGCATCTGGTTGACGCGGGCGGCAAGCGTCTGCGCCCCATGCTGACACTCGCCGCGGCACGTTTGTCGGGCTACACCGGCCCCTATCACGTCCATCTGGCCGCCACGGTCGAATTCATCCATACGGCGACCTTGCTGCACGACGATGTGGTCGACGAAAGCCAACAGCGGCGTGGCAGGCCTACTGCAAATCTTTTGTGGGATAATCAGTCATCCGTTCTGGTGGGCGACTATCTCTTTGCACGCAGCTTCCAGTTGATGACCGAACCGGGGTCCATGCGGGTGATGCGGATCCTGTCGAACGCTGCCGCGACAATTGCGGAGGGCGAGGTTCTGCAGCTGACTGCGGCACAAAATCTGGCCACGACAGAGGCGGTTTATCTGCAGGTGGTGCGGGGCAAGACGGCGGCGCTTTTTTCTGCCGCGACCGAAGTGGGCGGTGTCATTGCCGATGCACCCGAAGATCACGTGCGCGCCCTTTTCGACTACGGGGATGCGTTGGGTATCTCCTTCCAGATCGTTGACGATTTGCTGGATTACCGCGGGCAGACCAACGCGACCGGCAAGAACATCGGAGATGATTTTCGGGAACGCAAGCTGACCCTGCCGGTGATCAAAGCCGTGGCACGCGCCGATGACGAAGAGCGCGCGTTCTGGAAGCGGACGATCGAGCTTGGCAAGCAGGAAGACGGCGATCTCGACCATGCGCTGGCATTGATGCAGCGGCACGATACCCTGAATGCCACCGAAAAAGACGCGCGTGCGTGGGCGGAAACGGCGAAATCGGCTTTGGCGCCTCTCCCGGATCACGAGATCAAGCATATGCTGATCGACATCGCCGACTACGTGGTCAGCCGCATCACCTGA
- a CDS encoding DUF2007 domain-containing protein, with the protein MKELLRSTDPTIIAFASALLQGEDIACFQMDVNMSILEGGIGIFPRRLMVRTDDLDAAQRVMRDNEIPLGL; encoded by the coding sequence ATGAAGGAACTTTTGCGCAGCACTGATCCCACGATCATCGCATTTGCCTCTGCTCTCTTGCAAGGCGAGGATATAGCCTGCTTTCAGATGGACGTAAACATGAGCATACTCGAAGGCGGCATCGGGATATTCCCGCGCCGGTTGATGGTGCGTACCGATGATCTTGATGCGGCGCAGCGCGTGATGCGGGACAATGAAATCCCGCTCGGATTGTGA